The Vescimonas coprocola genome includes a window with the following:
- a CDS encoding portal protein, whose protein sequence is MRKTQQTAGEKPRIGEQEVRRAAELLKKYRQGKVNLERRIIDNEQFWKLRHWPQMEKKGEGGNPGDPQPTSGWLVNCILSKHADAMDCYPEPTVLPREPGDRAEAAKLTRILPAILKKNQFKRTYSSAWWYKLKSGCAVYGVFWDAGKLNGLGDVSIRRMDLLNLFWEPGVTDIQDSANFFSTELVSHEVLEEQYPQLKGKLGGGGFTVSRFLYDDQVDTSDKALVVDWYYHTREKGRRVLQYCKFVGETVLYATENDPELRERGWYDHGKYPFVFDVLFPEEGTPCGYGYVDLCKSPQKQIDLMNQAILKNTLAAATPRFFIRSDGAVNENEYADWTRPFVHTNGNLGADSIAPIHTAGLDSVYVAIMQSKIAEMKETAGNRDVANGGTASGVTAATAIAALQEAGGKLSRNMIDDGYEAFSDVVTLVIELIRQFYQLPRQFRLLGAMGREEFVSYDGQGLREQVMDDGTGVCYRVPEFDLEVSAQDENPYKTMEYNQLALQLFQMGFFREDMADQALRCLELMDFKNKDQLTAAILQGKQQAAMAPPAEGAASGGGTAVKQSAMERMRQQTHEAVRPR, encoded by the coding sequence ATGAGAAAAACGCAGCAGACGGCGGGGGAGAAGCCCCGCATCGGAGAGCAGGAGGTGCGCCGGGCGGCGGAGCTTCTGAAGAAGTACCGGCAGGGGAAGGTGAATCTGGAGCGGCGTATCATCGACAATGAGCAGTTCTGGAAGCTGCGGCACTGGCCGCAGATGGAGAAGAAGGGGGAGGGGGGAAATCCCGGCGACCCGCAGCCCACCAGCGGGTGGCTGGTGAACTGCATCCTCTCCAAGCACGCAGACGCCATGGACTGCTACCCGGAGCCTACGGTGCTGCCCAGAGAACCGGGGGACCGGGCGGAGGCGGCCAAGCTGACCCGTATCCTGCCGGCCATCCTGAAGAAGAACCAGTTCAAGCGAACCTATTCCAGCGCATGGTGGTACAAGCTGAAAAGCGGGTGCGCCGTGTACGGCGTGTTCTGGGATGCGGGCAAGCTCAACGGTCTGGGGGACGTGTCCATCCGGCGGATGGATCTGCTGAACCTGTTTTGGGAGCCGGGGGTGACGGACATTCAGGATTCGGCCAACTTCTTCTCCACGGAGCTGGTGAGCCATGAGGTGCTGGAGGAGCAGTATCCCCAGCTGAAGGGGAAGCTGGGCGGCGGAGGGTTTACCGTGAGCCGGTTCCTGTATGACGATCAGGTGGATACCTCCGACAAGGCACTGGTGGTGGACTGGTACTACCACACCCGTGAGAAGGGGCGCAGGGTGCTGCAGTACTGCAAGTTCGTGGGGGAGACGGTGCTGTATGCCACGGAGAACGACCCGGAGCTGCGGGAGCGGGGGTGGTATGACCATGGGAAGTATCCCTTTGTGTTCGACGTGCTGTTCCCGGAGGAGGGGACGCCCTGCGGGTACGGGTATGTGGATCTGTGCAAATCCCCGCAGAAGCAGATCGACCTGATGAATCAGGCCATTCTCAAGAATACGCTGGCGGCGGCCACGCCACGGTTTTTCATTCGGTCGGACGGGGCGGTGAACGAAAACGAGTACGCCGATTGGACCCGGCCCTTCGTACACACCAACGGCAATCTGGGGGCGGACTCCATTGCGCCTATTCACACGGCGGGGCTGGACAGCGTGTATGTGGCCATCATGCAGAGCAAGATCGCCGAGATGAAGGAGACGGCGGGGAACCGGGACGTGGCCAACGGCGGAACGGCCTCCGGTGTGACGGCGGCCACGGCCATCGCCGCCTTGCAGGAGGCGGGGGGCAAGCTGTCCCGGAACATGATCGACGACGGGTATGAGGCGTTTTCCGATGTGGTGACGCTGGTCATCGAGCTGATCCGGCAATTTTATCAGCTTCCCCGGCAGTTCCGGCTGCTGGGGGCCATGGGCCGGGAGGAATTCGTCAGCTACGACGGGCAGGGCCTGCGGGAGCAGGTGATGGACGATGGGACGGGGGTCTGCTACCGGGTGCCGGAGTTCGATCTGGAGGTGTCGGCGCAGGATGAGAATCCCTACAAGACCATGGAGTATAACCAGCTGGCCCTGCAGCTGTTTCAGATGGGCTTTTTCCGGGAGGATATGGCGGATCAGGCGCTGCGGTGTCTGGAGCTGATGGACTTCAAGAACAAGGACCAGCTGACGGCGGCTATTTTGCAGGGTAAGCAGCAGGCTGCCATGGCGCCCCCGGCGGAGGGAGCGGCCTCCGGCGGCGGGACGGCGGTGAAGCAGTCGGCCATGGAGCGGATGCGTCAGCAGACCCATGAGGCGGTGAGGCCCCGATGA
- a CDS encoding ribosomal-processing cysteine protease Prp — MIRAVFGRDRVTVMGHAGYAPKGQDIVCAAASALVFALIGSLRQEENLREVVIRPGYVTAAAKGPCRAELELVRCGLAQLAAQYPQCVEVEGNCR; from the coding sequence ATGATCCGGGCGGTATTCGGACGGGACCGGGTGACGGTGATGGGTCACGCCGGGTATGCTCCCAAGGGGCAGGACATCGTGTGTGCGGCGGCATCGGCGCTGGTATTTGCCCTGATCGGCAGCCTGCGGCAGGAGGAGAATCTGCGGGAGGTGGTGATCCGGCCGGGGTATGTGACGGCGGCGGCCAAGGGGCCGTGCCGGGCAGAGCTGGAGCTGGTGCGGTGCGGACTGGCGCAGCTGGCGGCGCAGTATCCCCAATGCGTAGAGGTGGAGGGGAATTGCAGATAG
- a CDS encoding N4-gp56 family major capsid protein — protein MEKLFDLQVFAQENTQTTGGLSAEMKTYYGMELLDNAKPQLVHNQFAATKPLPTGGGKTVEWRKFGSFDKALTPLTEGVTPDGSGISVSYITKELAQYGDYTTVSDMLDLTAIDDVVLEITDRHGANMGLTLDTVTRNEIQQGKQVLYAPAIGADGSKTEVTARGALTAACRLTSEMVAKAATQLKKMNAPTFDGKYVCILHPSVAFDLRQDEAWIAAHQYAAATELFSGEIGELHGVRFVETTEAKIFRGEDLAQNGRTLLVNGKVENNAVVAFDGGTVAAGALAGRYVLLGGERRRVVSNTGSSMTLDSAVTAADNAVIYPGEGGAEGCAVYGCLFVGKGAYGVVDLNDGTEVIVKPRGSSGTADPLDQRSSVGWKGVHAAAILYDEYIVRVECGSSYSGQDKAN, from the coding sequence ATGGAGAAACTGTTCGATCTGCAGGTGTTTGCACAGGAGAACACCCAGACCACCGGCGGACTGTCCGCCGAGATGAAAACCTATTACGGCATGGAGCTGTTGGATAACGCCAAGCCCCAGCTGGTACACAACCAGTTCGCCGCCACCAAGCCCCTGCCTACCGGCGGCGGCAAGACGGTGGAATGGCGCAAGTTCGGCTCCTTCGACAAGGCGCTGACCCCGCTGACGGAGGGCGTGACCCCGGACGGCAGCGGCATCTCCGTCAGCTACATCACCAAGGAGCTGGCTCAGTACGGTGACTACACCACGGTGTCGGATATGCTGGATCTGACAGCCATCGACGATGTGGTGCTGGAGATCACCGATCGGCACGGCGCCAACATGGGGCTGACGCTGGATACCGTGACCCGCAATGAGATCCAGCAGGGTAAGCAGGTGCTGTATGCTCCGGCCATCGGCGCAGACGGCAGCAAGACGGAGGTCACTGCCCGTGGCGCTCTGACGGCGGCGTGCCGCCTGACCAGCGAGATGGTGGCCAAGGCCGCTACCCAGCTGAAGAAGATGAACGCACCTACCTTCGACGGCAAGTATGTGTGCATTCTGCACCCCAGTGTGGCCTTCGATCTGCGGCAGGACGAGGCGTGGATCGCCGCACATCAGTATGCCGCTGCCACGGAGCTGTTCTCCGGCGAGATCGGTGAGCTGCACGGAGTGCGTTTTGTGGAGACCACGGAGGCAAAAATCTTCCGGGGCGAGGATCTGGCACAGAACGGCCGCACCTTGCTGGTCAACGGCAAGGTGGAGAATAACGCCGTGGTGGCCTTTGACGGCGGCACCGTGGCGGCGGGCGCTCTGGCGGGCCGGTATGTGCTGCTGGGCGGTGAGCGCCGCCGTGTGGTCAGCAACACCGGCAGCAGCATGACGCTGGACAGCGCCGTGACCGCCGCCGACAACGCCGTCATCTATCCCGGCGAGGGCGGCGCCGAGGGCTGTGCCGTATACGGCTGCCTGTTCGTAGGAAAGGGCGCCTACGGCGTGGTGGATCTCAACGATGGCACGGAGGTCATCGTGAAGCCCCGTGGCTCCTCCGGCACTGCCGATCCGCTGGATCAGCGCTCCAGCGTGGGCTGGAAGGGCGTTCACGCCGCTGCGATCCTGTACGACGAGTACATCGTGCGGGTGGAGTGCGGCTCCTCCTACTCCGGGCAGGACAAGGCCAACTAA